One Candidatus Cloacimonadota bacterium genomic region harbors:
- the otsB gene encoding trehalose-phosphatase, whose amino-acid sequence MKENIRELLTKRIKGLIFDLDGVLTQTQEVHKSAWKLLFDEYLLTVDDKKFDTTSMTDMDYKIYIDGKPRYEGIRSFLKSRNIELPYGDKKDPSDKLTICGLGNRKNQIFNEMIEKNGVETYRNAVKKLKQWRDLGLKTAIVSSSKNCEKIIKRVGIDKLFDVRIDGVVAEQRHLKGKPNPDIFIEAAKYLNISPENGVVFEDAISGVEAGQRGHFGLVVGVNRFNNGDALLANGADIIINNFADLDLFDNPMIAEYFDIPKPLIFTQKTDIFKSISASKPVFFLDYDGTLTPIVSRPEDAKISPEMKQTLKELADNFTVAIITGRDTKDIQNLVQLDNLIYAGSHGYDIIGPDGMKKEHEKAGEIVQLLDKIEQELVDRFKDKTEGVQVERKRYAIANHYRNARESDIPYIYEVVDKIIKNNKGLKKGEGKKVVEIKPDLDWHKGKAVFWILEELGLDDSSKYLPIFIGDDITDEDAFKALKDKGIGIMVGSHGQETAANYSLKNVFQVKEFFEKIVEIHKNKKGNE is encoded by the coding sequence ATGAAAGAGAATATCAGAGAATTGTTAACAAAACGAATCAAAGGTTTGATCTTTGACTTAGACGGAGTGCTAACCCAGACGCAGGAAGTTCATAAATCTGCCTGGAAATTGTTGTTTGATGAATATCTACTTACCGTAGATGATAAGAAATTTGATACCACTTCAATGACCGACATGGATTATAAAATCTATATTGATGGGAAACCACGCTATGAAGGTATTAGGAGTTTCTTAAAATCGAGAAATATAGAACTCCCGTATGGGGATAAGAAGGATCCATCCGATAAATTAACTATCTGCGGACTAGGTAACAGAAAGAATCAAATATTTAATGAGATGATAGAGAAGAACGGAGTCGAAACATATCGTAATGCTGTCAAAAAGCTAAAACAATGGCGAGATTTAGGATTAAAAACAGCAATAGTATCATCCAGCAAAAATTGTGAAAAGATCATCAAACGGGTTGGAATAGACAAACTATTCGATGTTAGAATAGATGGAGTAGTAGCCGAACAGCGTCATTTAAAGGGTAAACCAAATCCGGATATATTTATAGAAGCAGCTAAGTATCTAAATATTTCTCCGGAAAACGGGGTTGTCTTTGAAGATGCTATTTCGGGCGTAGAAGCGGGTCAAAGAGGTCATTTCGGATTAGTGGTAGGAGTAAATAGATTCAACAATGGTGATGCTCTCTTAGCTAACGGAGCTGACATAATTATCAATAACTTCGCTGATTTAGACCTTTTCGATAATCCCATGATAGCTGAGTACTTTGATATTCCCAAGCCGTTGATATTCACCCAAAAGACCGATATATTTAAGAGTATTTCTGCCAGCAAACCTGTTTTTTTTCTCGATTATGACGGTACGCTAACACCCATTGTTAGCAGACCGGAAGATGCCAAGATATCTCCAGAAATGAAACAGACCTTGAAAGAACTGGCAGACAACTTTACTGTAGCCATTATTACAGGAAGAGATACCAAAGACATACAGAATTTAGTGCAACTCGATAATCTTATCTATGCTGGTAGTCACGGTTACGATATAATTGGTCCTGATGGTATGAAGAAAGAACATGAGAAAGCCGGTGAGATAGTTCAGTTACTCGATAAGATAGAACAAGAACTAGTTGATAGATTCAAAGATAAAACAGAAGGTGTCCAGGTAGAAAGAAAGCGCTACGCCATTGCGAATCATTATCGTAATGCCCGAGAATCAGATATCCCTTATATTTACGAAGTAGTAGATAAGATCATTAAGAACAACAAGGGCTTGAAAAAGGGAGAAGGCAAGAAGGTGGTAGAGATAAAACCAGATCTGGACTGGCATAAGGGCAAAGCTGTCTTCTGGATTTTAGAAGAACTCGGATTAGATGACTCTAGCAAGTATTTACCTATCTTTATCGGTGACGATATAACGGATGAAGATGCTTTTAAAGCACTCAAAGACAAAGGAATAGGTATTATGGTCGGAAGCCATGGACAAGAAACTGCTGCCAATTATTCGCTAAAAAATGTCTTTCAGGTCAAAGAGTTTTTTGAAAAGATAGTTGAGATACATAAAAACAAGAAAGGGAATGAATAA
- a CDS encoding L,D-transpeptidase, which translates to MKARRSQKRKVIIFTLFLLLFLTITLLTAIITFNNNNRLLSLPRAFARRVYNYFLVRYPRSTKLYASSLSQEIINNFVATNPEERLIVIDKTIRNLYLYENGEMKEGFPVHVALGFDPVNRKERRGDGRTPEGEYFIYDKHASANYKYFLEISYPNHLDVERGLSDGLITPAEERRILQGLETFDGGIRGTNLGDAIGIHTRGAHDNRPATRRNWTHGCIALERDDMYRVFQDARIGHKVLIIGRTYKQEYRSARNQSR; encoded by the coding sequence ATGAAAGCAAGAAGATCACAGAAAAGAAAGGTCATTATCTTCACTCTCTTTCTCTTGTTATTTCTAACAATTACTTTACTGACAGCTATTATCACTTTCAATAATAATAATCGTCTTCTGTCTCTCCCCAGAGCTTTTGCCCGCAGAGTATATAACTACTTTTTAGTCAGATACCCTCGTTCAACCAAGCTCTATGCGAGTAGTCTCTCCCAAGAGATAATCAACAACTTTGTTGCTACAAATCCTGAAGAAAGGCTCATAGTGATCGATAAGACCATCAGAAATTTATACCTTTACGAAAACGGAGAAATGAAAGAAGGGTTTCCGGTACATGTCGCTCTCGGCTTCGACCCGGTAAATAGAAAAGAGAGAAGAGGTGACGGGAGAACACCGGAAGGTGAATACTTTATCTATGATAAACACGCTTCAGCTAACTACAAATACTTCTTGGAGATTAGTTATCCCAATCATCTCGATGTGGAAAGGGGTTTAAGTGATGGCTTGATAACTCCGGCTGAAGAGAGAAGAATATTACAGGGATTGGAGACATTTGACGGTGGTATCAGAGGTACGAATTTAGGTGATGCCATCGGTATTCATACCCGTGGTGCTCATGATAACAGACCGGCTACTCGCAGAAACTGGACTCATGGTTGCATAGCTCTGGAAAGGGACGATATGTACAGAGTATTTCAGGATGCCCGGATAGGTCACAAAGTACTAATAATCGGTAGAACCTATAAACAAGAATATCGATCTGCAAGAAATCAAAGCAGATAA
- a CDS encoding MATE family efflux transporter, with translation MEEITAGLDLTQGSHIKNLLKLSVPIMISNFMQTFYNLADTFWLGKLGEGARNAVSIAGIAFPIVFFFASFGMGLSIAGVAMISRFRGAGEHTKIREVTGQFMLVFSVISLLFILISLSSLNFLLELLQTPPEVFELARNYMQVTIIGIFFMFFFLAYQSFNHGLGDTVTPMKIQIITLTLNVIIDPFLIFGWWIFPSYGAMGAAYATFFCRLLTALLCIIYFTKKTPQFIPHRRELIPNFDYIRAILKIGLPASISQSLISFGFLILQGFVNSYGTVVISVNAIGNRMVSMFMMPAMGLSHGLAAIVGQNLGANNIKRVYRSIKHTFSLVMMIMISGGILMFLFGAELTRFFINDPEVIEVGRRMFRIIAVASNFFGVLFVLMGVFNGSGQTMSAMMFNLVRFWALRVPMVYLLSGKLMELPFLQRGFFKDFLNKLSSPLADNPYDALWWSMLFSNILAATLALIIYKQGKWEKAKIDK, from the coding sequence ATGGAGGAAATAACTGCCGGACTTGATCTGACACAAGGTAGTCATATCAAAAACCTTTTAAAACTATCTGTTCCGATCATGATCTCCAATTTCATGCAGACCTTTTATAATCTGGCTGATACTTTCTGGTTAGGTAAGCTGGGAGAAGGAGCAAGAAATGCTGTTTCTATCGCCGGTATTGCCTTCCCGATAGTTTTCTTCTTCGCCTCATTCGGCATGGGTTTATCTATTGCCGGTGTAGCTATGATCTCCCGATTTCGAGGAGCAGGGGAACATACTAAGATCAGAGAAGTAACCGGACAATTCATGCTTGTTTTTTCCGTTATTTCTCTCCTCTTTATCTTGATAAGTCTTTCTTCGCTAAATTTTCTTTTAGAACTATTGCAAACACCACCAGAAGTTTTCGAGTTAGCCCGTAACTATATGCAAGTAACGATCATTGGTATCTTCTTCATGTTCTTTTTCCTCGCCTATCAGAGCTTTAATCATGGATTGGGAGATACGGTAACACCGATGAAGATACAGATCATCACACTGACACTCAATGTTATCATAGATCCCTTTCTTATTTTCGGTTGGTGGATCTTCCCAAGTTATGGAGCTATGGGAGCGGCATACGCTACATTCTTCTGTCGCCTCTTAACAGCCCTCCTATGTATCATCTATTTCACCAAGAAAACACCACAATTCATCCCTCATAGAAGAGAGCTTATCCCCAATTTTGATTATATCAGAGCAATTCTCAAGATAGGCCTTCCCGCTTCGATATCCCAATCATTGATCAGCTTTGGTTTTCTTATCTTACAAGGTTTCGTTAATTCTTACGGAACTGTAGTTATTAGTGTCAATGCTATAGGCAACAGAATGGTCAGCATGTTCATGATGCCTGCAATGGGGTTAAGTCATGGTTTGGCTGCTATAGTAGGACAGAACCTGGGTGCCAATAATATCAAACGGGTTTATCGAAGTATCAAGCATACTTTCTCTCTTGTTATGATGATCATGATCAGTGGTGGTATTTTGATGTTTCTCTTCGGAGCTGAATTAACGAGATTCTTTATTAATGACCCGGAGGTTATCGAGGTAGGTCGTCGTATGTTTAGGATCATTGCTGTAGCTTCCAATTTCTTCGGAGTGCTTTTTGTACTGATGGGGGTATTTAACGGCTCAGGACAGACCATGTCAGCAATGATGTTTAATTTAGTTCGCTTCTGGGCGTTAAGAGTACCAATGGTCTATCTGCTCTCAGGTAAATTAATGGAATTACCTTTTCTTCAGAGAGGATTCTTTAAAGATTTTCTCAATAAGCTATCAAGCCCACTGGCAGATAATCCCTATGATGCACTTTGGTGGTCAATGTTGTTTAGTAATATATTAGCAGCTACACTTGCTCTGATCATATATAAACAAGGTAAATGGGAAAAGGCAAAAATCGATAAATGA
- a CDS encoding chitobiase/beta-hexosaminidase C-terminal domain-containing protein → MKKSLVFILACLIVLIVINSCSDSTEPKKQVATPIFSPAGGTYTETQEVTITCQTEGAVIKYTTDGTEPTESSLVYVTPIIVSTNTTLIAKGFKNGWDASQIATAVYTIEEDLPSETVATPTFDPPGGTYDAPQTVTITCTTEGATIRYTTDGTDPNEISPVYSDPIMIDGNTTIKARAYKTGWLESDIAVADYIIQTIADNLVFVEGGSFSPDGGNYLVTLSSYYIGKYEVTVAEYASVMGTNPSYWGYNPDRPVERVSWFNAIEYCNRLSMLEGLTPAYSYSTYGTDPDNWPSVWDTSNANHINVSCNWTANGYRLPTEMEWMFAAMGGNQTQGYFYSGSDNLNEVAWHLNNSSNRTHDVGTKAPNELLTYDMSGNVWELCWDISQENYPSGAYTNPTGPVSGLRRMKRGGCWRSSGYYCTVTYRGIELNATYIDNNLGFRVSRISP, encoded by the coding sequence ATGAAGAAGAGTTTAGTATTTATTTTAGCCTGTCTAATAGTCTTGATTGTAATCAATTCGTGTTCAGATTCTACAGAACCGAAGAAACAGGTAGCAACACCAATATTCAGTCCTGCTGGGGGTACATATACAGAAACTCAGGAAGTAACTATAACTTGTCAGACTGAGGGAGCAGTAATCAAATACACAACAGACGGTACTGAACCAACAGAATCATCATTAGTATATGTCACTCCGATCATTGTGTCTACGAATACTACCTTAATTGCCAAAGGGTTTAAAAATGGTTGGGATGCAAGTCAGATAGCAACTGCAGTCTATACCATAGAAGAAGATCTACCATCTGAAACTGTAGCAACCCCGACATTTGATCCGCCTGGTGGGACATACGATGCACCGCAGACGGTAACAATTACCTGCACTACGGAGGGAGCAACTATAAGATATACAACCGATGGCACCGATCCTAACGAGATATCACCCGTATATTCAGATCCGATAATGATAGACGGAAACACTACTATCAAAGCGAGGGCATATAAGACGGGCTGGCTGGAAAGTGATATAGCTGTAGCCGATTATATTATTCAAACAATAGCAGACAATCTTGTATTTGTCGAAGGTGGAAGCTTCAGTCCTGACGGAGGTAATTATCTTGTAACCCTGTCATCATATTATATTGGAAAATATGAGGTTACCGTAGCAGAGTATGCTTCTGTCATGGGTACCAATCCTTCCTACTGGGGGTATAATCCCGACCGTCCAGTGGAAAGAGTTTCTTGGTTCAATGCGATAGAGTATTGTAACCGTCTCAGCATGCTGGAAGGACTAACTCCTGCATACAGTTACAGTACCTATGGTACAGATCCCGATAACTGGCCTTCAGTTTGGGATACAAGCAATGCCAATCATATTAATGTATCCTGCAACTGGACAGCTAACGGTTATAGATTACCAACAGAGATGGAATGGATGTTTGCCGCTATGGGAGGTAATCAAACACAAGGTTATTTCTACAGTGGTAGTGATAATCTTAATGAAGTTGCCTGGCATTTAAATAACTCCAGTAATCGAACTCACGATGTAGGAACTAAAGCTCCTAATGAATTGTTGACTTATGATATGAGTGGTAATGTTTGGGAATTGTGTTGGGATATATCACAGGAAAATTATCCATCAGGAGCTTATACTAATCCAACAGGTCCCGTTAGTGGTCTCAGACGTATGAAACGTGGCGGCTGTTGGAGGAGTAGTGGCTACTATTGCACCGTTACTTATCGTGGTATCGAACTTAATGCTACTTACATTGATAACAACTTAGGGTTCCGAGTCAGTAGGATTTCCCCTTAA